The genomic window CCTCGAGGTCGAGCAGCATCGACCGGAGCCCCGCGGTCACCGCGGCGACGGCCACGGGGTCGAGCGACGTGGTCATCGCCGCCTCGGCCGCGAGCTGGACGTCGAGCACCTCGTGCAGCAGCTCGCGCCCCCTCGTCGTCGGCGAGACGAAGTAGCCGCGGGCGTCCGCCGGGTTGTCCGAGCGCTCGACCAGGCCAGCGGCCGTCAGCCCCTTGAGACGCTTCGTCACCGCAGGAGGCGACAGCAGCGTCTGCTCCGCCAGCCGCCCCGGCGAGGTGGGCACGTCGGTGCGCACCAGCGCGGCGAGCAGGTCGAAGTCGGCGCGGCCGATGCCGTGGTCGCCCAGCAGCTCGTCGCTGCGGCGCTGGATGATGCGCGCGAGCCGGGTGATGCGCCCCACGACGAGGACGGGCGACACGTCGAGGTCGGGCCGCAGCCGGCTCCACTGGTCGTGGACGAGGTCGAGGGCGTCGGTCACGGCGCGCGGCTCGTCGTCGTCGTGGGTCGGATCAGTCACGGGTGCATCCTACTTTGATTCACGGGTAAACTACTTTCCGTGCGCGATCCGGTCGCGCCGATCGCCACGCCCCCGATCACCCGCAGCCCCCGACGACGTGCGCTCCCGACGAGAGGACCTCTCGACCGTGCCGTCACGCCCGACCGTCACCACCACCTCCGGCAGCCCGTTCCCCCGTCCGCGCGACCTGTTGCGCGTGGGGCCGCACGCCGGCGCCCACGTGCCCGCGCTCCGCGTGGCCGTCTCCGTCGTGCTGCCGCTCGCCGTGCTCGTCGCGATCGGCCACGCCGAGTGGGCGCCCTACGCGACGTTCGGCGCCTTCGCCTCGGCGTTCGGCCGCGGGCTCGGACGGGTGCAGCGCCTCGGCATGCAGCTCGAGGCGGGCGCCCTGCTCGTCGCGGCGGTCGTGCTCGGCACCGCGCTCTCGGCGGCGTCGCTGCCCGCCGTCGCGCTGGTGCCGGTCGTGGCCCTCGTGGCAGGGCTGGCCTCCGTGGTCGCCGACGTCCGCGGCTGGAACCCGCCCGGCCCCCTCTTCCCCGTGTTCGGGCTCGGTGTCTGCGCGTTCGTGCCGGCGGTCCCGTCGAGCATCGCGGTCGCCGCCGTCGTGTCGTCGCTGAGCGTGCTGCTCGCCCTGGCGACCTCGCTCGTCGGCCTCGCCCGACGGTCGGGCCGGCGGGCACTCGCCGAGCCCGGCGCCCGGACCCTCCGACGCCCCGTCGTCGCCGTCGACCTGCGCCGGGCGCTCCTGCACGCCGGGGTCTGCCTCGTGGCCTCGCTCGCGGCGGGCCTGCTCAGCGTCGGCCTCGGGCTGCAGAACCCGTACTGGGCGATGGTCTCCGCCGTGGTGCCCGTCGTCGGACGTGCGACCTCGGGTCAGCTGCTGAGGGCCGGCCAACGCCTCCTCGGCACGGTCGTCGGGCTGGGCCTCGCCGCGCTGCTGCTCGTCTGGCAGCCGAGCGCCGTCGCCCTCGTCGCCGCGT from Frigoribacterium sp. PvP032 includes these protein-coding regions:
- a CDS encoding MarR family winged helix-turn-helix transcriptional regulator yields the protein MTDPTHDDDEPRAVTDALDLVHDQWSRLRPDLDVSPVLVVGRITRLARIIQRRSDELLGDHGIGRADFDLLAALVRTDVPTSPGRLAEQTLLSPPAVTKRLKGLTAAGLVERSDNPADARGYFVSPTTRGRELLHEVLDVQLAAEAAMTTSLDPVAVAAVTAGLRSMLLDLEGRG
- a CDS encoding FUSC family protein; translated protein: MPSRPTVTTTSGSPFPRPRDLLRVGPHAGAHVPALRVAVSVVLPLAVLVAIGHAEWAPYATFGAFASAFGRGLGRVQRLGMQLEAGALLVAAVVLGTALSAASLPAVALVPVVALVAGLASVVADVRGWNPPGPLFPVFGLGVCAFVPAVPSSIAVAAVVSSLSVLLALATSLVGLARRSGRRALAEPGARTLRRPVVAVDLRRALLHAGVCLVASLAAGLLSVGLGLQNPYWAMVSAVVPVVGRATSGQLLRAGQRLLGTVVGLGLAALLLVWQPSAVALVAAFGVLQFATELVVARNYGLALVFITPMALGMPAIGGAPVDVAALVAARGADTAIGVGVVVLVLLATHRLRSAPA